From the Dermacentor variabilis isolate Ectoservices chromosome 5, ASM5094787v1, whole genome shotgun sequence genome, the window tagtgccgatacaacaatcctcctttatcatgtatcgtcacgttgcgcctagcaatgccttctttggctgaGTCATGTAATTTAGCTGAGTTCttatcattcttttgctcggctgccagtgactctctttCCGCACACAAGAGCTGATCATAGTTCTTTggggccggtgataataacgaccctgtctcgcttgtgagtgcgtcagcttgctcttcctgcaggcttgaactttgacactctagtgctacgccctcattgaactggtcagctggcaggctttcctcaactgttttttcatcgctcgagcctagctcggattcgggtattgaagttatccccttttctgtttccgctggaggagcttgtgcattttcagccaaaAGCGACGCGatcttacgagcttggcctcgggtcaatgcctgtactatgccctctcctagtttaagccctttgtcacgcagtaactgattagaacgattcgaaaagatgtaagggtactgcagtgacaaaaatttggaaactgcagcctcagtctcaaGCActccgaatggtccactgattttgactttggccatgggcagatacacgctgtgttcttctacaacctgtttgatccatgccacttctccggtgaagtcatctaccgtcacgtaagagggatggacaatgtccatcgtggcggcactgtctcttagcactcgggaTGGTTTCCCATTAACTTgaaggtcgtgaagatatggacttaaaagttccatattctcgtctttttcctctacgtaggagaaaactacgctaggcttcccgcagtttacagctatatgtcccagtttgtggcatttgtaacagcgaattggtctaaaagattcgaattttcttttctgttgtttTTGTGCGGTTTTTCCATTaattttctcctcgctcttttctgcgggcttttcctccgagtctacaggctccgatcgtcaagtctgcgaaccccttttgaacggaaatggtttccgcggtccatttcgaccgtccaagTTTCCgacctcggcgttcaactttctacgggttgcgtactcttcggctaattcagccgccctttccacagtgtttacattccctctgtcttgcacccacagtttcacagcttgggggatggttttgtaaaactgctctagacacatgcattcaatgatcatgtctctgctgtcgtacgcttccgcgcttttaagcccctcgactaggttggcctttaagctatatgcaaactacggatatccctcgctatctttcttgcctgtacTCCTAAatctttgccgaaaagcttcggctgaaacgCGGTATTTCTTCatgagactagccttaacttttgcataatcatatgcatcctgtgcactcagtctgacgattacttccgccgcctcacacggcaacatagacagcaaccgctgtggccatgtactcgggccgaagttcatctttttGCAAGtgctttcaaaattgcttaggaacaagcttatgtcggtcccgacctcaaatggctttaatagcctgtccatgcggtacgattctgcctcacttgatcgtcccagagtgccttcacttccttgagacaactccaaacgtttgctttcaagttcaagttgcatttttctgaactcgcgatctttatcgcgttcctctttctctttcccgttcttctctttctctttcccgtttctccctcttttttgagaagttccaatcccatttcaatttcttcctcactggcctgttcggaaattagctccaataattccgatcttagcatttccttgcgtacatctaggcccagttcctcaccaacaatcaataattcgtctctcagcagtctccttaactccatgattgctgctttactgccttgatcctgctctctaaatctagctaggaaaacacaacctagctaacgctcaacaatctagcttccctactgttctaaacacaacaaccacaaaatgaagcctagagagtcaaagcaagaaccaagcactcaccgcagttacagcaccacgtcgcaaagtccatctcaccgctgtcaggcCAGTTgcgaggattgggaggtcaatcccaacgctcgtaacccgttgtaaaggttggagtcgggcatgaattaaatggtagctggcccacgccgtcgtccaacttatccacgctgaggacgttgttgaagggaaggactgcttctcatagAGAACGAGGagtgtgggtttatttacagtatttatatcagtctaagatgactgtttgagaaagtaaatcagtctaacatgactgattGAGAGGGAGCCTctgtccaacatgactgcttaagaaaaagtgtGTCGAggatccgcacaacagcagtttttaaacacttggtcctcccgcgatacaaggtaagaaaaagtgtgtcgagcatccgcacaacagcagtttttaaacccttggtcctcccgcgatacaaggtgatgcgaactttcgtttagtcatcgcaaactagccgcctctccgcaggacggcttacacacacacatgcacacacacacgtgtttacggtccgaaaccgacaacAACAtaaatttcatagaactcggggCCGTTCCGGGTAgtgcgttgtcttgcgtcttggtcggtgcgtgggaaggagcgtccgtcggcgttcccggggcagctcccccgcccgtaggagatcaggtccgctttgtcgtgttgcgcacaaagcctgcttcgtcgaactccttcagtcacaacgcatcctagctgaagcgatggagagtggaggatgcgcgtattgttccccgacacaaagtcgatttagtcacgctgcggctagaggttggcggcggaattccaagatgaggttgctaccgttgcgtaaatggctggcaaacttgcactgcagctggccgttcttaacactgcctgtcataatatggcttcagtctgaccacatgtgcagtttctgtgcgacgccggcatcgtgatgagctcacttgtccttctggcgtaacttcgtagttcagggGACTGATGCGGCGACTCGGTAAGGTCCgaaataacggcgcaaaagcttttcggacaggccgcgcgtccgcacgggagtccacacccatactctgtcgcctggtACATATTCGACTTCCGTTCGCCGCAGGATCTAACGGTCCGCgtcgatgcgctgcctttgttgaatgcgatgtcgcgcCAGCTGAGGTGCTTCTTCAGCCCTCTCTGTAAAGTCAActgatgtcagggttctgttctgtaccgtcgctgacaggcagcattgcatccaaggGTGTGGTAACTGTTCGACCAAAAACAAGTAGGAATGGCGTGACTtgagtggtctcttgcaatgcggtattgcAGGCGAATGTCGCATAGGGTAGGATCTTGCCCCATGTACGGTGCTCTAAGTCtacgtaaattgacaacatatcggtcagcgtccagttcaatcgctcggttagccaatttgtttgagggtgataggcagttgttttcctgtggctaGTGTGAGTCAATTTCATGATGGATTGCGTCAAATCGGCTGTGAACgaagttcctcggtccgtgataataattgcaggggcaccgtctcgtaatactatcttggtgacaaagaattcagccacttcaACGGCCGTACGTTGCACTGATTAGAGaggatgtctcggcatatcgggttAGGTTCTCCATCGCTACtacaatccatcgtttccctgatgaCGATGTCGGAAAGGGACCATGCAAGTCGATTCCTACTTGTTCGAACGGGGCTCCTGAGGGTTCTGTTGGTTGAAGGAAGCCTTCGGGTTTTAATGGAGGCGTTTTGCGACTTTGGCAATCCCGACATGTTCgtacataatgctgtactgaattcaatagctttggccagtagtacttagcttgaattcgggcgaacgttctgctcactccgaggtgtcctgctgatgggtcatcgtgacaggcttcTAAGATTTCCCATCACAAAGCTGAAGGAACAACGAGTAGAAATTTCTCTGtgctgtgctcaaaatttcttttgtacaggatgCCATTTCTCATGGCATACGATGACAATCCCCGGCGGAAAACTCGCGGAACGTGGACGGGGTGTCCCTCGAGGTACCTGATGAGTAGAAGCAACTCGGCGTCAGACTGCTGGTGTTTGGCCATCTCAGATATGGTCACGGCTCCAAGAAACGGAAATTCGTGTCCatctttcacaggagcagattcAACCGGCGGacgtgataaacaatcagcgtcactgtgcttgcgacctgacttgaacacgaccgttatgtcgtattcctgcagcctcagactccatctagcaagttgtccagaaggatctttcaggtttgcaagccagcacTATGAGTGATGGTCGTTGACTGCTCGGAACGGTCTACCGTATAAGTATGGTCGGACTTTTCCTATGGCCCATAatactgcgaggcattctttttctgtggcttAATAGTTGGTTTCAGCCCTCAAAAGAGTGCGGCTAGCGTATGCAATCACTCTTTGCTCTCCATTTTTCCattgaacgaggacggcaccgagtcctaaattgctggcgtctgtgtggatgtctgtttccgcttcctcatcaaagtgcgcaaggaccGGGTGCTTTCAAGTCGCCGTCGCagctcattgaatgcatcttcttgttcactgtgccatacgaaaggcatatcttctttcgTTGATCGCGTTAACGGCTAGgcaatcttcgaaaaaaaaatgttgacgaaacgcctgtagtaggtacaaagtcctaggaatcgcctaacggcctttttgtcggttggtcTAGTAAACTTTTCTACTGCCGCGGTcttctcagggtcaggacggatgccttcggagctaatcacatggccgaggaaaaggagctcatggaagccgaggtgaaatttttgtggctttatcgtcagCGCTGCTGAACTAATGGCTTTGAGCGCAGTCCTTAGTCTTtccacatgctgagcaaaggtggtagaaaaaatcacgacatcgtcaagataaaccagacaggactgccactttaacccggagagcacagtgtccatcatccgctgaaaggtggcaggtgcggaacagaggccgaacggaagtaccttgaattcgtatagtccgtctggtgtcacgaatgcGGTTTTTTCACGATcccgttcgtccacttctatttgccagtatccgcttttgaggtcgagagaggaaaaggacttcgcatcccgtagtctatcgagggtgtcatcgatcctcggaagtggatagacatcccgctttgtgacgacgtttagcttccgataatcaacgcagaagcgcaaggtctgatcctttttctttaccagcaccacaggcgaagcccacgggTTGGTCGAGGATTGAATTACGCCGTCTCTAAGCATTTAttcgacttgtttgctgatgatctctctctccttcggtgacactcggtaaggatgctggcaaataggcctcacagcttcgtcgacaatgatacggtgtttggcgatggatgttctctggactttcgatgtcgttgagaaacacgaggtgaattctcgtacaaggttctctatttgctgcttctggctcggtgATAGTGCTGCATCGATGTTGACGGATACgagtatggagtctacgttgtcagaCTCCAGTAGTGCAGCATCAGAAGGGCTCAAATCCGTAATCTGTTCATAATCGTTAGGGCGGGCAATGACGgttcccttcgcaacatgctggacctcatttccaaaattagtcaagaagacaTTTGAACACCCGTCACGCAGCCGAACAAGACCCCTTGCCATACAGATCCCTTCTTCGAGTAAGAGCCCAGTGTTACTGTCTGCTATTCCTTCACAGTCGGTGAATACGGTGCTTCTTGCGGTGACAGCTATGCTGGATCTTGGGGttatcgtgacgtcgtcgtctataatctgaagcgcatcgaaatgttcttcacactcgaacgtcgcgatggcgtgcttcgttgagaacgacacacaggattcctgcaagttgataactgcaccgttcgcctgcaaaaagtccattccaataattaaaTCTCTTGAGCATTCTGATAGGACaataaaactggcgacgtatgtaaagccgcgtattccgattctagaagtgcacttgcccaccgggttgataaggtgtccaccggcggttcgaatttgcggtcttctccaaggagtcagcactttattcagtcttctggcaagtactttactcataacggaatggtctgcgcctgtgtctactaaagcagtaatttcgaagccgtctataaacacacataaatcggAAGCTACGTCACTCTCTTCGCAACTTCTCTCGCGTCGAGTCGTTATATTTCAGAATCAGCGCTGGAGGCTCTgttcttgcgtcgacagcggcctcacctccacaggtcgccggtattagttttcccgacgtgggctttgggggcgtcgccttggggagcttgaggatggacgcgggctcggtcatcgatacctcagcggcactgttgaccgaggttgatgttgctgtgaagtctgcgggctttggcgcgttgacaaatactcctggatctcgaaagggcgttcaccgtttcttgggcaaggagcGTTTACGGAAAACCGCCGAAGTCccgctctgcggtattcgcacatcctgcagagatgaccagcttcgccgcagtggtagcacagcgggattctatcaggagtgcgccatatgtcagcattCGGGAATCTCGTCTCCGGTGGAGACGGCAAGAGCCGAGGTTCGGgtacatgcgcagttgccgcgACAAGAGTACGTCCTGgagatcctctgagtacctcggcgtacgatacCGTCGGCCAACGATGACGACGCTTGCGGCTGTGCTGCCGGGTGCTGTTCGCGGACTgcttgtctcacttcttcgcgaaccatgcacttctgctaacgaagagaccgctgtggggccgttgttcagctgttgcctctggagctcttctcgaaccacagatcttatgagttctcgtaagacctcgacgctgttcccgaacattgccgacatcgCATCCATAGATGCGATGTTCATGTCGCGTTGGTAGAGTCTCGCAATCTGTTGAAGagtcctttccatagttgtcgcctcggagcggaattcggcgacggtgcgtggagggctgcgaaccaaaccagcagaaagctcctgcttcacaccgcgcatcaggtgccgaagcttcttgtcctcgctcatgctcgggtccgcccggcggaataagcgggacatatcttcgaGATACATTGCTACGCTTTCGTTGTTTCGCTGGCTTCTTActtgcaaagcggcttcagctctttcccggtggtctgtgctcggatacgtggccaacagcttccgtcggaagtcatcccacgaccggaggacagcttcgtggttttcaaaccacgttcgtgTACACtcttgcaacgcgaagtaaacgttgcggagcttccggttttcgtcccatccattgtagtcagcgacgcgctcgaagccttccaaccagtcctcggcgtcttcgaaggtGTCGCCGTGGAAAGGCTCGGGCGTTCGCGGCTGATCAACAACGATGCGGGTTGAGGCTGTCTGTGATGTCATTTCACTATTAtctgctgctgctattatagtctgctccggcaaaagaggaaactcgggcggctcaccacgtaggcgacggctcgtgcgctggtggacaggcgtaagctcgttgggtctgagatggcgtggttccgggctgctttcttcaactagaattgggctggaaatcattacccagcacctccaccagaattgtaacggACGGTTAAGGGAGTCAagatacaactatttattgtgggctaacttgtgccctgggggtaaataaaaagcactgccgcgttctaaacgggA encodes:
- the LOC142582079 gene encoding uncharacterized protein LOC142582079, with the protein product MELLSPYLHDLQVNGKPSRVLRDSAATMDIVHPSYVTVDDFTGEVAWIKQVVEEHSVYLPMAKVKISGPFGVLETEAAVSKFLSLQYPYIFSNRSNQLLRDKGLKLGEGIVQALTRGQARKIASLLAENAQAPPAETEKGITSIPESELGSSDEKTVEESLPADQFNEGVALECQSSSLQEEQADALTSETGSLLSPAPKNYDQLLCAERESLAAEQKNDKNSAKLHDSAKEGIARRNVTIHDKGGLLYRHYRYRKGRILDQLVVPTKYREDLLSLCHGNGWSGHLGIHKSKERLLMEYYWPGCPKDVENFVRSCDACQRSGKPGETWKAPLKVVPLITEPFRRLVIDMVGPLPKTKSGYRYLFTMLCPATKFPEAIPLKERSSTEVVDALLTVFARVGFPVEIQADQGCMTPPLASSDRSSAAVGSSGQQPVMSGGLLAVLLTAAHVALPPPDLRRKKRKTLYGR